One Brassica napus cultivar Da-Ae chromosome C4, Da-Ae, whole genome shotgun sequence genomic region harbors:
- the LOC106447527 gene encoding transcription factor SCREAM2-like isoform X1, with amino-acid sequence MVSREQNRGSLQEKFQLLRSATNSHAQSETSIIMDASKYIQNLKKKVERFKEDTAAEQSSSEPTDPTTPMVKVETLEKGFMIKVFSGENQPGMLVSVLEAFEDMGLDVLEARVSCTDSFSLHAMGVKQNEDDERMDAEAVKQAVTDAITSWGETNVPPFL; translated from the exons ATGGTTTCGAGGGAACAAAATAGAGGTTCTTTACAAGAGAAGTTTCAACTGCTTCGTTCAGCCACTAATTCTCATGCT CAAAGCGAAACATCGATTATAATGGATGCATCGAAATATATCCAAAACCTTAAGAAAAAAGTCGAAAGATTCAAGGAGGACACTGCCGCAGAGCAATCTTCAAGCGAACCCACGGATCCCACCACACCAATG GTAAAAGTCGAAACCCTAGAAAAGGGTTTTATGATAAAAGTTTTCTCAGGGGAGAATCAGCCAGGCATGCTTGTTTCGGTATTAGAAGCCTTTGAGGATATGGGGCTTGACGTTCTCGAAGCTAGGGTTTCATGTACGGACTCCTTTAGCTTGCATGCCATGGGAGTCAAG CAgaatgaagatgatgaaagaaTGGATGCTGAAGCAGTGAAACAGGCAGTGACAGATGCAATCACAAGCTGGGGTGAAACCAATGTTCCACCTTTTCTTTGA
- the LOC106391594 gene encoding ribosome biogenesis protein NOP53-like isoform X2: MGKGSKSSRKGKKAWRANISTEDIEDFFEKTTKDALSGGNLSAAPSEDLFRVEKSHDLPVKRKIEKSREKVLRCDSVLKKNPFVQVVSSSKPKSKISKKKKTNAVESKTPKQAQSNVDDDSVMMDLWGDDNKGEDESNPRKIWKMTTTIPAVEVDPAGCSYNPTAESHEDMLAEAVAQEMQKVYKTELGPEPVPLTIDGNNNIEDEAGLLSVCNRIINGKSAYFLGVDNGSEGEEEADAANDVSEAGNKTARTTKRVTRVVLNKRARQKALRKEETKEKHKEKLSKEIDSLPKIIKEIAEDDKEKLNKKIRQTIAKEEVLKIRPPRLGKHKYEAPPVQVLLTEEMTGSLRKLKACCTLARDRFKSLEKRGILVPSKTIRRN, encoded by the exons ATGGGGAAGGGTTCTAAGAGTTCAAGAAAGGGTAAAAAAGCATGGAGAGCTAACATAAGCACCGAGGACATCGAAGACTTCTTCGAGAAAACCACCAAAGACGCTCTCTCCGGTGGAAACCTCTCCGCCGCTCCCAGCGAGGACCTCTTCCGCGTCGAGAAGTCTCACG ACCTTCCGGTGAAGCGTAAGATTGAGAAGAGCAGAGAGAAAGTGCTTCGGTGTGACAGTGTTTTAAAGAAGAACCCATTTGTCCAGGTGGTGTCATCTTCCAAGCCCAAGTCAAAGatcagtaagaagaagaagacaaacgCTGTAGAAAGCAAAACACCTAAACAAGCTCAAAGT AACGTTGATGATGATTCTGTAATGATGGACTTGTGGGGCGATGATAATAAAG GAGAAGATGAGAGCAACCCTAGAAAG ATTTGGAAAATGACTACGACTATTCCAGCAGTAGAAGTTGATCCTGCAGGATGCTCATACAACCCTACAGCTGAAAGTCACGAG GATATGTTGGCTGAAGCAGTTGCTCAAGAAATGCAGAAAGTTTACAAAACTGAGCTAGGACCTGAGCCTGTGCCTTTGACTATCGATGGGAACAACAATATCGAAGACGAGGCGGGTCTTTTGAGTGTGTGCAATAGAATAATCAACGGAAAGAGTGCCTACTTTCTTGGTGTGGACAATGGTAGCGAAGGTGAAGAGGAAGCAGACGCTGCAAATGATGTGTCTGAAGCTGGGAACAA AACCGCAAGAACAACAAAGAGAGTGACACGTGTGGTGTTGAACAAGCGAGCTAGACAAAAGGCTCTACGTAAAGAGGAGACGAAGGAGAAGCATAAAGAGAAGTTATCAAAAGAGATTGACAG cttgccgaaaattataaaagaaatagCTGAAGATGATAAGGAGAAGCTGAATAAAAAGATAAGACAGACCATTGCTAAGGAGGAAGTGCTTAAGATACGTCCTCCTCGTTTGGGAAAGCACAAGTATGAGGCTCCTCCTGTTCAGGTTCTCTTAACAGAAGAGATGACCGGTTCACTTCGTAAGCTGAAG GCGTGTTGCACACTTGCAAGAGATCGATTCAAGAGCCTTGAGAAGAGAGGAATACTTGTTCCATCAAAGACCATTAGAAG GAACTAG
- the LOC106394109 gene encoding cytosolic sulfotransferase 18-like has protein sequence MGTPQQQEDRLSPPEAKWWVDGQRIRHKGFWFKPEFITASEAIRAHYTPLPSDIILASFPKTGTTWLKALTFSILRHSSTIHDDRDHLDNLNPHEVVPFLEIELFGENPSKDTTKISCPRVFNTHLPLSFLPDTVMTSGSKVIYITRHPADTFVSLWHLYNNKFGTEISIQEAFDDFCKGIVPAGPYFEHVLEFWEARDRDGVLFLTYEELKGKPEENVKRIADFLGCKTMVEKVVKECSFENLRGASKETGEGVHWSGTKYKMFFRKGVVGDWKNHLTQEMMKELEDIAEMKWRGSGLDLNIF, from the coding sequence ATGGGCActccacaacaacaagaagacaGACTCTCACCACCAGAAGCCAAGTGGTGGGTCGACGGACAACGCATTAGACACAAAGGCTTCTGGTTCAAACCAGAGTTCATCACTGCCTCTGAAGCTATAAGAGCACACTACACACCTCTTCCTTCCGACATAATCCTCGCCTCTTTCCCCAAAACCGGCACTACTTGGCTCAAAGCTCTAACCTTTTCCATTCTCAGACACAGCTCAACCATACACGACGACCGTGACCATCTGGATAACCTCAACCCCCACGAGGTCGTACCCTTTTTGGAGATCGAGTTGTTCGGTGAAAACCCATCAAAGGACACAACAAAGATCTCTTGTCCTAGAGTGTTCAACACCCATCTCCCTCTCTCGTTTTTACCGGACACTGTCATGACCTCAGGGTCCAAAGTCATTTACATAACTCGCCACCCAGCTGACACTTTCGTCTCTCTCTGGCATCTCTACAACAACAAGTTCGGGACCGAGATCTCCATCCAAGAAGCCTTTGATGACTTCTGCAAGGGGATTGTCCCGGCCGGTCCCTACTTCGAACACGTACTCGAGTTCTGGGAAGCAAGAGACCGAGACGGTGTGTTGTTCCTCACTTACGAAGAACTGAAAGGAAAACCAGAAGAGAACGTGAAGAGGATAGCAGACTTCTTGGGGTGTAAGACGATGGTGGAGAAGGTGGTGAAAGAGTGTAGCTTCGAGAATCTGAGGGGTGCAAGTAAAGAAACAGGAGAAGGAGTTCACTGGAGTGGAACTAAGTATAAGATGTTCTTTAGGAAAGGTGTGGTTGGAGATTGGAAGAATCATCTTACACAAGAGATGATGAAGGAGCTTGAAGACATTGCTGAAATGAAATGGAGAGGATCTGGTTTGGATCTcaacattttttaa
- the LOC106391594 gene encoding ribosome biogenesis protein NOP53-like isoform X1, producing MGKGSKSSRKGKKAWRANISTEDIEDFFEKTTKDALSGGNLSAAPSEDLFRVEKSHDLPVKRKIEKSREKVLRCDSVLKKNPFVQVVSSSKPKSKISKKKKTNAVESKTPKQAQSNVDDDSVMMDLWGDDNKGEDESNPRKIWKMTTTIPAVEVDPAGCSYNPTAESHEDMLAEAVAQEMQKVYKTELGPEPVPLTIDGNNNIEDEAGLLSVCNRIINGKSAYFLGVDNGSEGEEEADAANDVSEAGNKTARTTKRVTRVVLNKRARQKALRKEETKEKHKEKLSKEIDRYFELMLLKILFLLFFYFCSLPKIIKEIAEDDKEKLNKKIRQTIAKEEVLKIRPPRLGKHKYEAPPVQVLLTEEMTGSLRKLKACCTLARDRFKSLEKRGILVPSKTIRRN from the exons ATGGGGAAGGGTTCTAAGAGTTCAAGAAAGGGTAAAAAAGCATGGAGAGCTAACATAAGCACCGAGGACATCGAAGACTTCTTCGAGAAAACCACCAAAGACGCTCTCTCCGGTGGAAACCTCTCCGCCGCTCCCAGCGAGGACCTCTTCCGCGTCGAGAAGTCTCACG ACCTTCCGGTGAAGCGTAAGATTGAGAAGAGCAGAGAGAAAGTGCTTCGGTGTGACAGTGTTTTAAAGAAGAACCCATTTGTCCAGGTGGTGTCATCTTCCAAGCCCAAGTCAAAGatcagtaagaagaagaagacaaacgCTGTAGAAAGCAAAACACCTAAACAAGCTCAAAGT AACGTTGATGATGATTCTGTAATGATGGACTTGTGGGGCGATGATAATAAAG GAGAAGATGAGAGCAACCCTAGAAAG ATTTGGAAAATGACTACGACTATTCCAGCAGTAGAAGTTGATCCTGCAGGATGCTCATACAACCCTACAGCTGAAAGTCACGAG GATATGTTGGCTGAAGCAGTTGCTCAAGAAATGCAGAAAGTTTACAAAACTGAGCTAGGACCTGAGCCTGTGCCTTTGACTATCGATGGGAACAACAATATCGAAGACGAGGCGGGTCTTTTGAGTGTGTGCAATAGAATAATCAACGGAAAGAGTGCCTACTTTCTTGGTGTGGACAATGGTAGCGAAGGTGAAGAGGAAGCAGACGCTGCAAATGATGTGTCTGAAGCTGGGAACAA AACCGCAAGAACAACAAAGAGAGTGACACGTGTGGTGTTGAACAAGCGAGCTAGACAAAAGGCTCTACGTAAAGAGGAGACGAAGGAGAAGCATAAAGAGAAGTTATCAAAAGAGATTGACAGGTATTTTGAATTAATGCTTCTCAAAATATTAttcttactatttttttatttttgtagcttgccgaaaattataaaagaaatagCTGAAGATGATAAGGAGAAGCTGAATAAAAAGATAAGACAGACCATTGCTAAGGAGGAAGTGCTTAAGATACGTCCTCCTCGTTTGGGAAAGCACAAGTATGAGGCTCCTCCTGTTCAGGTTCTCTTAACAGAAGAGATGACCGGTTCACTTCGTAAGCTGAAG GCGTGTTGCACACTTGCAAGAGATCGATTCAAGAGCCTTGAGAAGAGAGGAATACTTGTTCCATCAAAGACCATTAGAAG GAACTAG
- the LOC106447527 gene encoding transcription factor SCREAM2-like isoform X2, protein MVSREQNRGSLQEKFQLLRSATNSHAQSETSIIMDASKYIQNLKKKVERFKEDTAAEQSSSEPTDPTTPMVKVETLEKGFMIKVFSGENQPGMLVSVLEAFEDMGLDVLEARVSCTDSFSLHAMGVKNEDDERMDAEAVKQAVTDAITSWGETNVPPFL, encoded by the exons ATGGTTTCGAGGGAACAAAATAGAGGTTCTTTACAAGAGAAGTTTCAACTGCTTCGTTCAGCCACTAATTCTCATGCT CAAAGCGAAACATCGATTATAATGGATGCATCGAAATATATCCAAAACCTTAAGAAAAAAGTCGAAAGATTCAAGGAGGACACTGCCGCAGAGCAATCTTCAAGCGAACCCACGGATCCCACCACACCAATG GTAAAAGTCGAAACCCTAGAAAAGGGTTTTATGATAAAAGTTTTCTCAGGGGAGAATCAGCCAGGCATGCTTGTTTCGGTATTAGAAGCCTTTGAGGATATGGGGCTTGACGTTCTCGAAGCTAGGGTTTCATGTACGGACTCCTTTAGCTTGCATGCCATGGGAGTCAAG aatgaagatgatgaaagaaTGGATGCTGAAGCAGTGAAACAGGCAGTGACAGATGCAATCACAAGCTGGGGTGAAACCAATGTTCCACCTTTTCTTTGA
- the LOC106391594 gene encoding ribosome biogenesis protein NOP53-like isoform X3 translates to MGKGSKSSRKGKKAWRANISTEDIEDFFEKTTKDALSGGNLSAAPSEDLFRVEKSHDLPVKRKIEKSREKVLRCDSVLKKNPFVQVVSSSKPKSKISKKKKTNAVESKTPKQAQSNVDDDSVMMDLWGDDNKGEDESNPRKIWKMTTTIPAVEVDPAGCSYNPTAESHEDMLAEAVAQEMQKVYKTELGPEPVPLTIDGNNNIEDEAGLLSVCNRIINGKSAYFLGVDNGSEGEEEADAANDVSEAGNKTARTTKRVTRVVLNKRARQKALRKEETKEKHKEKLSKEIDSLPKIIKEIAEDDKEKLNKKIRQTIAKEEVLKIRPPRLGKHKYEAPPVQVLLTEEMTGSLRKLKACCTLARDRFKSLEKRGILVPSKTIRR, encoded by the exons ATGGGGAAGGGTTCTAAGAGTTCAAGAAAGGGTAAAAAAGCATGGAGAGCTAACATAAGCACCGAGGACATCGAAGACTTCTTCGAGAAAACCACCAAAGACGCTCTCTCCGGTGGAAACCTCTCCGCCGCTCCCAGCGAGGACCTCTTCCGCGTCGAGAAGTCTCACG ACCTTCCGGTGAAGCGTAAGATTGAGAAGAGCAGAGAGAAAGTGCTTCGGTGTGACAGTGTTTTAAAGAAGAACCCATTTGTCCAGGTGGTGTCATCTTCCAAGCCCAAGTCAAAGatcagtaagaagaagaagacaaacgCTGTAGAAAGCAAAACACCTAAACAAGCTCAAAGT AACGTTGATGATGATTCTGTAATGATGGACTTGTGGGGCGATGATAATAAAG GAGAAGATGAGAGCAACCCTAGAAAG ATTTGGAAAATGACTACGACTATTCCAGCAGTAGAAGTTGATCCTGCAGGATGCTCATACAACCCTACAGCTGAAAGTCACGAG GATATGTTGGCTGAAGCAGTTGCTCAAGAAATGCAGAAAGTTTACAAAACTGAGCTAGGACCTGAGCCTGTGCCTTTGACTATCGATGGGAACAACAATATCGAAGACGAGGCGGGTCTTTTGAGTGTGTGCAATAGAATAATCAACGGAAAGAGTGCCTACTTTCTTGGTGTGGACAATGGTAGCGAAGGTGAAGAGGAAGCAGACGCTGCAAATGATGTGTCTGAAGCTGGGAACAA AACCGCAAGAACAACAAAGAGAGTGACACGTGTGGTGTTGAACAAGCGAGCTAGACAAAAGGCTCTACGTAAAGAGGAGACGAAGGAGAAGCATAAAGAGAAGTTATCAAAAGAGATTGACAG cttgccgaaaattataaaagaaatagCTGAAGATGATAAGGAGAAGCTGAATAAAAAGATAAGACAGACCATTGCTAAGGAGGAAGTGCTTAAGATACGTCCTCCTCGTTTGGGAAAGCACAAGTATGAGGCTCCTCCTGTTCAGGTTCTCTTAACAGAAGAGATGACCGGTTCACTTCGTAAGCTGAAG GCGTGTTGCACACTTGCAAGAGATCGATTCAAGAGCCTTGAGAAGAGAGGAATACTTGTTCCATCAAAGACCATTAGAAGGTAA
- the LOC111197884 gene encoding amino acid transporter AVT6D-like — protein sequence MTPAIKAPLLPSHDPSSSSPPEEKHGSFAGAIFNVSTSIVGAGIMSIPAAFKVLGVIPSLSIIVIIAWLSNVSAGFLMKSTVAGDATTYAGVMKESFGKPGSVAVQVITMVVTFGSMIIFSIIIGDVLSGNEKGGVIHLGLLQGWFGSHWWNTRFFSLLFIFVFLFLPLVLCRRVDRLALSSAISFLLALFFVIISSVLAIVALVQGRTKSPRLFPDLNNGGQSFFNLFTASPVIVTAFTFHFNLHPVGFELKDPLQVLSATRVSVILCATIYSATGLFCYLLFGDATMTDVLMNFDESSGSSIGSLLNDIVRASYAIHLMLVFPLLNFSLRANLDELLFPKKVSLVNDNKRFFGLTFPLLISCFLAAIAIPDIWYFFQFLGSTSTVSIAFIFPAAIVLRNVNGISTLKEKIVASVMFALAVATSIIAISTNIYSFTETEEALNFLSSHSLFKNL from the exons ATGACCCCGGCGATTAAAGCGCCTCTATTACCTAGCCACGACCCTTCCTCATCATCACCACCCGAGGAGAAGCACGGCTCGTTCGCCGGAGCAATCTTCAACGTCTCAACGAGCATAGTCGGAGCCGGGATCATGTCGATTCCCGCCGCGTTCAAAGTCCTCGGCGTAATCCCGTCTCTATCGATAATCGTGATCATAGCGTGGCTCTCGAACGTGTCGGCCGGGTTTCTGATGAAATCCACGGTCGCCGGAGATGCGACGACTTACGCCGGCGTGATGAAGGAGTCGTTCGGGAAGCCTGGATCCGTCGCTGTTCAGGTTATCACGATGGTGGTGACGTTTGGGTCAATGATCATTTTCTCTATTATCATAG GTGATGTTCTCTCTGGTAATGAAAAGGGAGGAGTTATACATTTGGGTCTTCTTCAAGGATGGTTTGGTTCTCATTGGTGGAACACGAGATTCTTTAGTTTGTTATTCATCTTCGTCTTCCTCTTCCTTCCCTTAGTCTTATGCAGACGCGTTG ATAGATTGGCTTTAAGCTCTGCGATCTCGTTTCTGCTTGCGCTATTCTTTGTTATCATAAGCTCCGTGCTAGCGATTGTAGCACTCGTGCAAGGGAGAACAAAGAGTCCAAGACTCTTCCCTGATCTCAACAATGGAGGACAGTCTTTCTTCAACCTCTTCACTGCTTCACCTGTGATTGTAACAGCCTTTACGTTTCATTTCAACC TCCATCCGGTTGGATTCGAGCTCAAAGATCCATTACAAGTGCTTTCAGCAACAAGAGTCTCTGTGATTTTATGCGCTACGATCTACTCAGCGACTGGTCTCTTCTGTTACCTTCTCTTTGGGGATGCAACAATGACTGATGTTCTTATGAACTTTGATGAAAGCTCCGGTTCTTCAATAGGTTCGTTGCTAAACGACATCGTTAGAGCCAGCTACGCGATTCACCTCATGCTTGTGTTTCCTCTGCTCAACTTCTCCTTGAGAGCCAACCTCGACGAGCTATTGTTCCCTAAGAAGGTTTCTTTGGTGAATGACAATAAAAGATTCTTCGGACTCACTTTTCCATTGCTCATATCTTGTTTCTTGGCTGCTATTGCTATACCGGACATTTGGTACTTCTTTCAGTTCTTGGGATCAACTTCTACTGTCTCTATAGCATTCATCTTTCCAGCTGCAATTGTCTTGAG GAATGTGAATGGTATCTCAACGTTGAAAGAGAAGATTGTTGCTTCAGTAATGTTTGCTCTTGCTGTTGCCACAAGCATCATTGCCATTTCAACAAACATATACAGCTTCACAGAAACAGAAGAAGCATTAAATTTTTTAAGCAGTCACAGTCTCTTCAAGAATCTGTAA
- the LOC106391587 gene encoding protein RETICULATA-RELATED 5, chloroplastic, whose product MKPTTNGLFASQSSPSFTAPRFRGHLPITFTSSNHHHKKNKKNLANVITLSYRVTSSRRAILVAPPLLAAAISLWPSVSSAAGDISSIVPADASPEPPATPPPPPPPPPPPLIEEITSRIYDATALGEPMAVGKDKKRVWEKLLNARIVYLGEAEQVPTRDDKDLELEIVRNLRKRCVESERQLSLALEAFPVDLQDQLNQYMDKRMDGEALKSYVSHWPAQRWQEYEPLLTYCRDNSVKLIACGTPLKVLRTVQAEGIRGLSESERRLYTPPAGSGFISGFTPFSRSSSLNMNPLTQIVPFGPSSYLSAQARVVEDHTMSQVILQAVADGGGTGLLLVVTGANHVEYGSRGTGLPARVSRKIPKKSQLVVLLDPERQFLRKEGESPVADFLWYSAARPCSRNCFDRAEIARVMNAAGRSRDALPQDIQKGLDLGLVSPEILQNFFDLEQYPLIAELTQRFQGFRERLLADPKFLNRLAIEEAISITTTLVAQYEKRKENFFEELDYVITDSVRASVVDFFTVWLPAPTLSFLSYADETARPNSIDALRGLLGSIPDNAFQKSLGGKDWTLNLRIASVIVGGLKLAGVGVVSSFAAVGSSNALYAIRKFIKPELAVSEQTKRSPMLKTAVVYGGYLGTSSNIRYQIIAGLIEHRISDELSSQPLLVNMISFVVRVANSYYGTQQWIDLARSTGLQAQKGATASNQIPEALSQPTVEIVEYSTTTTEEATMDDLKNQ is encoded by the exons ATGAAGCCCACGACCAATGGGCTCTTCGCTTCTCAATCTTCTCCCTCCTTCACGGCTCCGAGATTCCGCGGCCACCTTCCGATCACCTTCACATCCTCCAACCACCACCAcaagaagaataaaaagaatCTCGCAAACGTCATCACTCTCTCCTACCGAGTCACATCCTCTCGCCGCGCAATTCTCGTCGCACCACCTCTTCTCGCCGCCGCTATTTCCTTATGGCCGTCTGTTTCCTCCGCCGCGGGGGATATCTCTTCCATCGTGCCGGCGGATGCTTCGCCGGAACCACCAGCTACtccccctcctcctcctcctcctcctccgccgccgctTATAGAGGAGATAACATCTAGAATATATGACGCGACGGCGCTAGGTGAGCCGATGGCAGTTGGGAAAGACAAGAAGAGAGTGTGGGAGAAGCTTCTGAACGCGAGGATTGTGTACTTAGGTGAGGCGGAGCAGGTGCCTACGAGAGACGATAAAGACTTGGAGCTCGAGATCGTGAGGAATTTGAGGAAGAGATGCGTTGAGAGCGAGCGGCAGTTATCTCTAGCGTTGGAAGCGTTCCCTGTTGATTTGCAGGATCAGTTGAATCAATACATGGATAAGAG GATGGACGGAGAGGCATTGAAGTCGTATGTGTCACATTGGCCTGCTCAGCGTTGGCAAGAGTATGAGCCTCTCTTAACTTATTGTCGTGATAACTCAGTTAAACTCATTGCTTGTGGCACTCCTCTCAAG GTTTTAAGAACTGTACAAGCTGAGGGTATCCGCGGTCTTTCAGAATCTGAACGTAGACTATACACTCCTCCTGCGGGTTCAGGGTTCATCTCAGGGTTTACTCCCTTCTCACGCAGCTCTTCACTCAACATGAACCCCCTCACACAGATTGTTCCGTTTGGACCAAGCTCTTATCTCTCCGCCCAAGCCAGAGTCGTTGAAGACCATACAATGTCACAAGTTATCTTACAAGCAGTTGCGGACGGAGGTGGGACTGGTCTTCTGTTAGTGGTGACAGGGGCCAACCATGTCGAGTATGGTTCAAGAGGAACAGGGTTGCCTGCTAGGGTGTCAAGGAAGATTCCTAAGAAGAGTCAACTTGTTGTGTTGCTTGATCCTGAAAGACAGTTTCTGAGGAAAGAAGGTGAATCTCCAGTTGCTGATTTCTTGTGGTATTCTGCGGCTAGACCATGCAGCAGAAACTGCTTTGATAGGGCAGAGATTGCTCGGGTGATGAATGCTGCTGGTAGGAGCCGTGATGCTCTTCCTCAG GACATTCAaaagggattagaccttggtcTGGTGTCACCTGAGATTCTACAGAACTTCTTTGATCTGGAGCAATATCCTCTTATTGCAGAGCTTACACAGAGGTTCCAG GGTTTCCGAGAAAGGCTGTTAGCAGATCCCAAGTTCCTAAACAGATTAGCAATTGAAGAAGCTATATCAATAACAACAACACTTGTAGCTCAATACGAGAAGCGGAAAGAAAACTTCTTCGAGGAACTAGACTACGTTATAACCGATAGCGTAAGAGCATCAGTTGTTGATTTCTTCACAGTTTGGCTGCCTGCACCAACCTTGTCTTTTCTCTCGTACGCTGATGAGACAGCTAGACCAAACAGCATAGATGCACTAAGAGGCCTCCTAGGATCCATACCCGACAATGCGTTTCAGAAAAGTCTTGGTGGAAAAGACTGGACTCTGAATCTTAGGATTGCTTCGGTTATTGTCGGTGGATTGAAGCTTGCTGGTGTTGGTGTTGTTTCCAGTTTTGCAGCTGTGGGATCTTCAAATGCTTTGTATGCGATAAGGAAGTTTATTAAACCGGAGTTGGCTGTTTCTGAGCAAACAAAGAGGTCTCCTATGCTGAAGACGGCCGTTGTCTATGGTGGTTATCTGGGGACATCTTCAAATATTCGTTACCAG ATAATTGCTGGTCTAATAGAGCATCGCATCTCTGACGAGCTTTCTTCTCAACCACTACTTGTAAACATGATTTCGTTTGTGGTCAGAGTAGCTAACTCCTACTATGGAACTCAG CAATGGATTGATCTTGCACGCTCTACGGGTCTGCAAGCTCAAAAAGGTGCCACGGCTTCCAATCAAATCCCAGAGGCTTTGAGCCAACCTACAGTGGAGATTGTGGAATATAGTACTACTACTACAGAAGAGGCAACTATGGATGATCTCAAGAACCAATGA